A segment of the Populus nigra chromosome 12, ddPopNigr1.1, whole genome shotgun sequence genome:
taaaactaattctacacatttaattgaaattgaacaattaaaacatttgaaaaataaactaaaattcaacaaaataatacaaaaactatTTCAATAATAACTAAGATTCAacacatttattaattcataaaattattaagaacacaaaattcaacgaaaataatgacaaaaatacaaaaatgatgcaaaaaaaaaataaaaaaaggaagaaaaaggaatgaaaagcTATTACTTTAATGGCGTGCTTaattttgattgataattaaacaacaaaaaataaaaagaaaagaaaagaaaagagattgttaataaacccaaaaaaataaaataaaaaaagacaacataTATGAGgatgagaagagaagagaatgcTTGATTTAgaatgaaaagaagagagagaagaggagaaagagagagaagagaaagagatagAAACAGCTCcatgagagaagaagagagaaataaatGAAGCTCCATCTATTTTAATTCTGGtcttttaagttaaatttaccaacaaaattagtgataaaatattaaatatttatgtttttaatatttatattaatgattTCGTTTGTAAAGTCGTATTGAAATTTAATAGTCTTGGTATCTGGGCACTTTTTACCAGCAGAATCATAGacagaaaattaaatattaatattttaatatttttatcagtgattccatcaataaaatcaaatgaaaatttttaacttgcataaatttttttaaaaagcccTCCAAATATTATCGatgatttttcattatgttAATGATGCTGTTGGAAAACAAAAGTTAATAGTCAAAAGAACATTAAGTTTTAGGGTATTGAGAAGTGAACTGTTCCCGTAGTCTCTAGAATATACCGGAAGACATATTATATCGGTATACCTGTATGTAATGAAAACTATAAATAGTGTCAGGGAGAAGACGAGCAATTCACATGGTCATTGGAATATATCGACGAACACCTTTCACCTGTATACTCGTATGTAATATACAGTCTAttggtatttttatcattataaaacaGTTTCTAATGCCGAATTGTATTTGTATTCtccatctatctatctatctatctatcctGCAAATACTTCAATTAACAActgcacacacaacacaataacactagttcatatcacaataataaaataaatatttccttataattcaataataaattaacttcATTGTCATTATATTAAACTgaattttatccaaatattacattatagtttatgGCATTACACATTCATCAATTGACTCGTCTTCATCTCCATCGCAATCTTCTACGTTGATTTCACCGTTATCATTTTCATCAACTTATGTAAGTctgctagagctcaaaacattATTCAACTCCTTGGtgttaatatcaacaaaaatattctcgacgatgctaaaatttaaattttcttctaagtcattaGACGAAGCAACTTAATATGGATTAACTAACTCACCAAGTTGAAAGAGCTCATCTCTCACAGTTAATTCATCGGTACCATtatgaacaacctcgacacgacctctaagtttagtttttattacgGATAACCAATTAACTCTTGAatgatcctttctaaaggaatgAGTGTATATATGCTAATATTACTAGCATTGCTTGgcgaaaataaaaacatcatcgATGTTGCAGAGTCTagcctttaaattaatttcgaCCAAATCATGATGAGGATATACTTTGATTCCTTTGTCAACGgtatcataccaataacatttgaataaaaaaactttattctgcttgctatgatattacaattcaataacctttttcaactttccatagtagtcaacttcaaactcattagaagtTGATCCTTTAACACAAATTCCattgttatatgtctttctacCCTTCctatattcttcagtatgaaacacATGTCCATTAAAGAAATACTCGTTGTAGCACTTCACATTTCTTTTAGGACTCAAACTTAGTAAAGACAAAGTAGCACTAACATTCTCTCTCAATTGATAAACACGGTACACAAAGTACAATCTTGAACAATTAATGAGAAATgtataatgaaattaagtatcctaagatataagaataattaaaaagtacTTACATATGTTCTAAACCACgtggaaaattatttattttttaatcgaaaGATTTGAGATTTAGTCAGCTGTGAGTTTCAGGACAGTAAATATTGATGATGTTgcctataaaaaattcaataatatatcagtgtataatattataaaagataatttcttaaaaaataataatatattaagtaGTATACTTATAGAATAAAAGGTCTTAGTTCATCACAattaaataatacataattatGTGCTTGTCTGAATTCGTTTTCTAACAAATATCTTCCCTTCACAACATTTTTGTACGGGTCATCCAGAATGAGAGAATTTTGACAAGTTCACACATGAAGACACTTCCCCACCATTGTCGATCATATCTTGGAACGCAGttgattctttttcttaattgaagctcaaaatagtacaagataactattgagatctcttcaacaatatgGGCCTTGCATGTCAAAGCCTCAACATGTaccttgttttttagttttctcttaatgttgaacaagtacctgcatggaattaaatgaatgttttgaaatatacaAAGAAGggcaataaaattttaattatgaagcATGTGTAATCTCTGACCTcttgaatggatacatccatctatattggattGAGCCTCCAATTTTTATCTCAAACGACAAATATATAAGTAAATGCTCcatcaaatcaaaaaacaatgaagggaatatcatctcaagttttcaTATTGTCTGgatgatattcatttcaagcctTTCTATGTGTTGTGTCCGCAACTTGtcggagcatatatctctaaagaagtgACTAATCTATGTGAGTGCATCTTATATCCTCTTTGGTAATACATCACAGTAAGCTAATGGAATGGGTGTTTgtataaacacatggcagttaTAACTCTTCATTCCATGCAATCTACAATCCTTTAAATTCACCAACCTTGATATATTTGAAGCATGTCCATCAGGAAAACATAGATTTTTAAGTCATTGGCAGATAAGTAACTGTGCATTCTTGTCTAAGGTGGAGTTGGCTTTGTGACCTATGAACcaacataaaccaactccatatttttacggtgataaaaaaagaagttatatCCATTCTAGCATTAATGTTGTCCTTTGTATTTCCCTCCACGTTCATAAccgtgttgaaaatattttcaaatacgtTCTTTTCTATGTGCACAACATCAAGGTTATGATGGAGGAGAGTAGTCTTCCAATAAAAAAGCTTTCATaaaatacttcgctttacccaattatgagTTAAACCAAAACCAGAAAATTTCTACTTACcagattgaaaatcaaaattcaaacatAATGTCATCAtactctgataccatatcatacaatttttcacttaaaagaaGCGTTTGTGAAACTCTGATACCATTTGATaggaattcataaaattattggaTATACGTGAGAGAGCATATGAGAATTTTACTTagattttcaattgttttttaataataaaaaaaatataattataattctcacattacttaataaaatcttttaatacTTGTGTGAACGtaactaaatttaaataaaccatataaatttttatatgttttatttctcattttacCATATTTATCATGAGTTGTGTATTGGATGATCCTAAGAGAATTTTCAACACGAGGGAGATTAAACCTCCTCATTGTATAATTGTAACATCAAGAAGCCATAGATAATGACTGGTAGATGACATAGTCTATCAGGACTCGCCCTTTTCAAAGACAAGTAGAGTACAAAACATTATAGATTAATAACACATTTATAGTGTGTGGGGGCAATCTGGTGTTTATCACGACTCTCCCTTTTAAAATTCTTTCGTCATATAAAGCCACACAAGGAACACCATGCATGTCAAGACCATTAGTAGATCGAGTTGTTTGATCATGGAATATCTTGCTGCAACTTCCTTCACAACCCTATTAAGCTTCCCAACTTCACTTCTTGTCTTAGCAATCATACTGTTTTACTTCATCCAATCCCATAGGAATGTCAAGAAACACCCATTGCCACCCGGTCCAAAACCATGGCCTATTGTTGGATGCCTCCCTACCATGCTCCGAAACAAGCCAGTGTATCGATGGATACACAATCTCATGAAAGAAATGAACACTGAAATAGCTTGTATCCGTTTAGGAAATGTTCATGTGATTCCTGTCATTTGTCCTGATATTGCTTGTGAATTCTTAAAAGCACAAGATAATACCTTTGCATCTAGACCTCATACCATGGCCACAGATCTCATCTCGAGCGGTTACTTAGCAACAATTCTCTCTCCCTCTGGAGACCAAtggaataaaatgaagaaagttCTTATGACTCATGTACTTTCTCCTAAAAAACATCAGTGGCTTTATAGCAAAAGAGTTGAAGAAGCTGATCACCTTGTTCATTACGTGTATAACCAGTGCAAGAAGTCTGCGCATCAAGGTGGCATTGTGAATTTGAGAACTGCTGCCCAGCACTACTGTGCAAATGTGACTAGGAAGATGCTGTTCAACAAGAGGTTTTTTGGGGAGGGAATGAAAGATGGTGGACCTGGTTTTGAGGAAGAGGAGTATGTGGATGCATTTTTCAGTTGCCTTAATCATATATATGCATTTTGCATCTCGGATTTTTTGCCATCTTTGATAGGGCTTGACTTAGATGGGCATGAGAAGGTGGTGATAGAGAATCATAGGATCATCAATAAATACCATGATCCCATAATCCATGAGAGGGTTCAACAATGGAAGGATGGTGCAAAGAAGGATACGGAGGACTTGCTTGATATTTTAATTACCCTAAAAGATCCTGATGGCAATCCCCTGTTGTCAAAAGATGAGATAAAAGCTCAAATTACAGTAAGTTTTATATGCATTTACATTTTGAATTCCACATGGAAACACATATTTatgtctttaattttaattatacgaGTGATGAGTTAGTTATAGCTTAACTGGCACCGTGTCCTTTCCTTTGAGAGTCTCAAGTTTGCATCTCTTTCCTTAAAAACCAAATTGTAATAATCAAGTTTCACTACTGTATATCATATATAGTAATGATTTTCAAACATGATGACACTTGCAGGAAATAATGGTTGCAGCAGTGGACAATCCATCAAATGCTTGTGAATGGGCATTCGCAGAGATGCTAAACCAACCTGAGATACTTGAAAAGGCTACTCAAGAACTGGATAGAGTGGTCGGAAAGGAGAGACTTGTCCAAGAATCAGACTTCTCGCATCTCAATTACGTGAAGGCATGTGCTAGAGAAGCATTCAGGCTTCACCCTGTTGCACCATTTAACGTTCCTCATGTGCCGGCCGCCGATACAACAGTTGCCAACTACTTCATCCCGAAAGGTTCCTATGTTCTGCTTAGCCGTCTAGGACTGGGCAGAAACCCTAAAGTATGGGATGAGCCGCTCAAGTTCAAGCCAGAGCGCCACCTCAATGAAATGGAGAAGGTGGTGCTGACTGAGAATAATCTGCGATTCATTTCGTTTTCCACTGGAAAACGTGGGTGCATAGGTGTGACACTTGGGACTTCAATGACTACCATGCTATTTGCTAGACTTCTTCAAGCGTTTACTTGGAGTTTACCACCTCATCAATCCAGCATCGACCTTACCATTGCAGAAGACAGCATGGCTCTTGCAAAACCACTGTGTGCACTTGCAAAACCACGCTTGCCTCCACAAATGTATCCCGGATACTGAAGGGAGTACAAGGACTGCGTATGCTGCAAAATATTATCAATAGACGTTGTGCCAGAACATTAGCAGTTAATGTAATAAACTCTGGCAACTTTTATATTGTtgagaaaagaaacataaaggATTTGTGTTTAGAattcttatttaaaattttttactgGATTATGATAGTTTGAGCTTATAACCCCTAGTAAAaacaagaatataatttaagagTGTTGAATATTGTTGCTGCCCATTTTGGGGGGCTcatataaaccaaaaaaatcaagaaaaaaaaagcaaagagaaaattaaaaaaaaaaaatgttggaagaaaatcacaaaaatatatttgtaagaaaaatatacCAGAACGCCGAGGAAATTACCGTAGATTGATTGAGAAAGATCAAGATATACAAGATTAAAAAAGTTGACAATGTATTTTCGACGAATGAAAGCCTCATTGGCAAAGAAAGATTAAATTTAAGtaggaaaaaatcaaattggatGTTTAAGGATTCAATTGgattttttcaaggtttaattatatttattgagaacttatttgcaagaaaaattgatttttaagtcaatttaaactttaatttgacgAAATTAAAATCTAGGGGtcgaattttaatttttaagagttaatttggttcaattagaaacttaattatataaatattaaagtttaatgggcaattaaaaacttgattgaagaaatccaaaactaagcaccaaaataaaaaagacgcATGAATATAAAGGTTGGAATTTGACCAAATCACGGGTGCaatggaagaaattgaaagtttgttggCCAATTAAGAGTCGAATTGCATAAATTAAGAAccaaggactaaaataaaaataacggTCAACTTTGGGGctgataattaaatttgaaaatggtgaaattgcatgaaattaaatatctGAAAGTAATAAACGGtataattaaaagcaattgaaaAAGTAAAGACTcaatcaaaaattttcaaattctgaattaaaaattctaaattgcATGTCGTGCAgactttcttgaatattttgataaacgatttaaaaaaataattttataaatagtaattaacacGTACtggtgttttattcgaaaacaCTTAGTATTGCTCTTAATTTCCGGAAAGCATGAATTTATCTCATAAAATAGCCAAATTGCTAATTAACAGCTTGTGTTCGATGAATACTATCATCCAAATTCTTCTCCTCATAGTTATATTAACTGCCAAGTTATAAACTAAAACATTCCAAGTAAGTAGCGGCAAGCATACATTGGAATCTATGAATAATtactataattaataaaatttctgTAACTAATTAAAGACTGGAGATCATGATCAGGGGATGAAAGAAGACAAATATGATGCCGGACTAATTAATTACTATTGACATGATTTTGTGGTGTGGTCAATATTTCTGTTTCACTTGGGATGGTAGAATCAATGCTGGCttgactaattaattaattaatgcatggTGATTAAGATAAAccctgttatatatatatatatatatatacacccgCATTGTTTCAAATTCTTCAAGAGTTCAACACCGTTTGGCATTGCGTTTGTAACTGTGTTTCAtcgaaatttgaaaattttttttttactaaaattgagtgcagtttgtactttttggatcgttttaatgtgctgatgtcaaaaatgatttttaaaaaatgaaaaaaatatcattggcatgcatttcggcacgaaaagctatttgaaaagcacccgcaatcacactgccaaacacgctcatAAGTTTAACTAATTggtatatatatagttttaaaacctggttCGGCCTGGCAGGTCGACCCGGGTCTGGCACTGGGCCGGATTAAGGTAAAAAATAGTCGGGAATTTGGCTTGATAAAATCCCATCGACCCGAAGGGTCGACCCAGAACCCGGTTGACCAGGATAAACCCGGCTAAGACTCGGCCGAACTAGTAGAAGAAAGAATGCCTCAACAATCGATTAAAAGACGTCAAACGCATTTCATAGCAATCCATAGAACGAGCTATGGAAAGAAAGAATTCAATTCCCATCCCTCACTTCAAAGCGGGAGCCATACTCCCAACCTCTCTCCACTaccaaagagaagagaagacaaAGAACAAAGCTAGATAATCTCTTCTTTCTAGCTCCATCTATGGCTTATGGATCTTAGGGATAGTTTCCAATGGGCAACCCTGGAAACGAAAAGACTTAAAGGAGAAGGCTTACTTCTCAAAGGTAGGCTTAGAGACTCATTCAAAGTTGCAAGTTGATCCACTTCCTTTCCTTTATCAATTATAGGGGAGCCGTTCTAGGCTCTAAAGCTAATCTATACCTTTCActaagtctctctctctctctctctctctctctctacaaatCACATTCCTAAACCCCtaatctttctctttctctataCACcgtttatcattttatttctctacacagtaaaacaaaaaatgggAAAAACAAGTGAAATTGGAGGGCTAATATCAGCAATAACagcctccttttccttttctcaatcaaattttgtgtgtttttggTGGTGGGATTCATGGAAAATTTGTGGAAATGggtttgtgttgtttttgttgggtttttggaattggaattggaattgggttttctttattggtttttttgttgggtttttaatTAGGGGCATTTTTGAGGAGTTGgtgaaaatgtttttgttttttttttttgttgacccgagtcaactcaTTTGACTCGTGACCCGATCATCAGACGTTGACCACCAgatcgggtttaaaaactatggatATACAACCCGCAAACTAGTAGATATCAAGTAGCAAAACTAATGAACTcttgaagaatttaaaacatcccacacacacacacaaagaggTTTCTTCTTGCGCTACCCTGATGGCGAATCTTTTTTTGgttaatgtaaaataatattatacgGGACACATGAAACTTTTTGACATTATCATTAAACTTGTATACATGTGACTCGGATTATGAATTCTACTGGGTTCAGTTAAATTTGTATTATGTTATTATATGATaaagcaaaatataaaaattcattcaaatttaatctaatattgaacgataaaattaaaaaaataaaaaatccaataaaaatccaatattgaatgatataattgaaaaaaaccaagaaaacacaGAGggccaaaaaaaagaagagcccGGTTGTACAGGCCTAAGACAAACACAACATGCCTAggccatgtttatttttgtttctttttaaaagtgatGAATAACATGTTATTCAccgctattttgttttttttttttttaaatagtagcAAATAACAACACTACAACTACCATGATGGCTAAAAAGAGTAACCTTTTTGTATATAATGGGAcccacacaaaaaaaagcaagaaaaactttttctttatggtagttttttgtatttaattgtatattaaaaaaaaatcacacccCACCATCCTttgtattaattgttttttatagtagcgttttaaaagtgttttaaaaaaatattaattttttttattttaaattaatattattttaatatttttaaataaaaaatgctttaaaaaacaataacaacaacaacaagactCTCGTATTCCTCCTAATAGCACGTGATACATATTGATCAGCAGGAAAAGATCAAACATTCATCTATGTGGCCAAGATTAATGGAGTCGGTGTGACCATTGGTTATAGACGTGCAAAAGGGGCAAACGTTTTCCACAACAAAACTATTCAACTGGGTTTAATTATTTCCATGTCTGATGATACACTTATCACTGTCCACATATCTCCGACTTCTGTGCTTCAAATAATCTTCGGATTATGCCGTCCATAGCATGGCATTCACAGAGATACAAACCATATTCGTTGGAATTTAACTTTAGGAGACAAGgaggatctctctctctctctctctctctctccatatatatatatatatatatatatatatatatatatatatatatatttcttgcccaacaactcaatatttaaaCTCTTTAAACATTCAATTCTGCAGGATAGATATGCAAGTATTGACTATTACATAAA
Coding sequences within it:
- the LOC133668925 gene encoding isoleucine N-monooxygenase 2-like — translated: MEYLAATSFTTLLSFPTSLLVLAIILFYFIQSHRNVKKHPLPPGPKPWPIVGCLPTMLRNKPVYRWIHNLMKEMNTEIACIRLGNVHVIPVICPDIACEFLKAQDNTFASRPHTMATDLISSGYLATILSPSGDQWNKMKKVLMTHVLSPKKHQWLYSKRVEEADHLVHYVYNQCKKSAHQGGIVNLRTAAQHYCANVTRKMLFNKRFFGEGMKDGGPGFEEEEYVDAFFSCLNHIYAFCISDFLPSLIGLDLDGHEKVVIENHRIINKYHDPIIHERVQQWKDGAKKDTEDLLDILITLKDPDGNPLLSKDEIKAQITEIMVAAVDNPSNACEWAFAEMLNQPEILEKATQELDRVVGKERLVQESDFSHLNYVKACAREAFRLHPVAPFNVPHVPAADTTVANYFIPKGSYVLLSRLGLGRNPKVWDEPLKFKPERHLNEMEKVVLTENNLRFISFSTGKRGCIGVTLGTSMTTMLFARLLQAFTWSLPPHQSSIDLTIAEDSMALAKPLCALAKPRLPPQMYPGY